A single region of the Pontibacter kalidii genome encodes:
- a CDS encoding SpoVR family protein, producing MTDKDNYKAMFCNPNWDYETLEAADEVISRIGKEYLRLKTYPNQIEVVTSEQMLDAYALTGLPTSYPHWKFGKDFVLNQNNYTKGRMGLSYELVINSNPCISYNMENNSTCMMLLVIAHACQGHNAFFANNYMFLDWTSADSIVDYMAFAREYILKCEEEYGEEEVERVLDAAHALMHHGVDKYKKPSKVSAKEETERLKKLTLIKRENYNELWRTLPSMPDVQETSNSDDHRFPKEPEENILYFIEKYAPALPPWKREIIRIVRKVAQYFYPQGATKVMNEGFATFTHYHIINKMFDEGYVNDGFMLEFLKSHSSVLYQPEYKSKFYSGLNPYTLGFNIFMDIKRICQEPTAEDKQWFPDLIGKDWLQQVHYVMENFRDDSFILQYLSPKVIRDMRLFTIVDCEYEDEYEIGAIHNERGYRKVREHLSNQYDRATLVPNIQVTKVDLHRTSKLHLTHYIQKDRRLDANSAKDTLDHIRYLWGFPVELHSKNKLGINETTFEVK from the coding sequence ATGACAGATAAAGATAACTATAAGGCCATGTTCTGTAACCCTAACTGGGATTACGAGACGCTGGAGGCGGCGGATGAGGTGATCAGCAGGATAGGGAAGGAGTACCTCAGGCTGAAGACCTACCCGAACCAGATCGAGGTGGTGACCTCGGAGCAGATGCTGGATGCCTACGCCCTCACCGGTTTGCCCACATCGTACCCGCACTGGAAGTTCGGGAAGGATTTCGTGCTGAACCAGAACAACTACACCAAGGGCCGCATGGGCCTTTCGTATGAGCTGGTGATTAACTCCAACCCCTGCATCAGCTATAACATGGAGAACAACTCCACCTGTATGATGCTGCTGGTGATCGCCCACGCCTGCCAGGGCCACAATGCCTTCTTCGCCAATAACTACATGTTCCTGGACTGGACCTCGGCAGACTCCATAGTGGACTATATGGCCTTTGCACGGGAGTACATCCTGAAGTGCGAAGAGGAGTATGGCGAGGAGGAGGTGGAGCGGGTGCTGGACGCCGCCCATGCCCTGATGCACCACGGGGTAGACAAGTATAAAAAGCCGTCTAAAGTATCGGCAAAAGAGGAAACCGAGCGCCTGAAAAAGCTCACCCTTATCAAAAGGGAAAACTATAACGAACTCTGGCGCACGCTGCCCTCCATGCCCGATGTACAGGAAACCAGCAACAGCGACGATCACAGGTTTCCGAAGGAGCCGGAGGAGAACATTTTATACTTTATAGAGAAGTATGCGCCGGCGCTGCCGCCCTGGAAACGCGAGATCATCCGGATTGTTCGGAAGGTGGCGCAGTACTTTTACCCGCAGGGTGCCACTAAGGTGATGAACGAGGGCTTTGCCACCTTCACGCATTACCACATCATCAACAAAATGTTTGACGAGGGCTATGTGAACGACGGCTTTATGCTGGAGTTTCTCAAGAGCCACAGCAGTGTGCTGTACCAGCCGGAGTATAAAAGCAAGTTCTACTCGGGTCTGAACCCCTACACGCTGGGTTTCAATATTTTTATGGACATCAAGCGCATCTGCCAGGAACCGACCGCCGAAGATAAACAGTGGTTCCCCGACCTGATCGGCAAGGATTGGCTGCAGCAGGTGCATTACGTGATGGAGAACTTCCGCGACGACAGTTTCATACTGCAGTACCTCTCCCCGAAGGTGATCCGCGACATGCGGTTGTTTACCATCGTGGACTGTGAGTATGAGGACGAGTATGAGATCGGGGCTATCCACAACGAGCGCGGCTACCGTAAGGTGCGGGAACACCTGAGCAACCAGTACGACCGCGCCACACTGGTACCCAACATACAGGTTACCAAAGTAGATCTACACAGAACCAGCAAACTGCACCTGACGCACTACATCCAGAAAGACCGCCGCCTGGACGCCAATAGCGCCAAGGACACCTTAGACCACATCCGCTACCTGTGGGGCTTTCCGGTGGAACTGCACTCCAAAAATAAGTTGGGGATTAACGAGACTACTTTTGAGGTGAAGTGA
- a CDS encoding aldo/keto reductase — translation MKYKQLEKSDLNISEISFGCMSLLGDEKTNVQLLHQALDKGINYFDTADLYDKGQNEETVGKAFKGMRERVIIGTKVGNQWRPDGSGWDWNPTKAYILQAVEESLRRLQTDYIDLYQLHGGTIDDSIDETIEAFEQLKQQGKIRQYGISSIRPNVIREYVRRSNITSVMLQYSLLDRRPEEEVLELLQQNNIGVLARGSLAQGLLAGKPSKPYLTYTLKEVQQAADAVEAVAGNARKASETAIQFVLHHPATTSTVLGIRTKEQLEDALLAANAEPLHQAEVQQLQAVLPVSKYEQHR, via the coding sequence ATGAAGTATAAACAGCTCGAAAAATCAGACCTGAACATAAGTGAAATCAGCTTTGGCTGCATGTCGCTGCTGGGAGATGAGAAGACAAATGTACAGTTGCTGCACCAGGCACTGGACAAGGGCATAAATTACTTTGATACCGCCGATCTGTACGACAAAGGGCAGAACGAGGAAACGGTGGGCAAGGCTTTTAAGGGAATGCGCGAGCGGGTGATCATCGGCACGAAGGTAGGCAACCAGTGGCGCCCCGATGGTAGCGGCTGGGACTGGAATCCGACCAAGGCTTACATCCTGCAGGCGGTGGAGGAGAGCCTGCGCCGGCTGCAAACCGACTACATCGACCTCTACCAGCTGCACGGCGGCACCATCGATGATTCCATAGACGAAACCATCGAGGCTTTTGAGCAGCTGAAGCAACAGGGCAAGATCCGGCAGTACGGCATCTCGTCCATCCGCCCAAATGTGATTCGGGAGTATGTGCGCCGCTCCAATATTACCAGCGTGATGCTGCAGTATAGTTTGCTGGACCGCCGGCCCGAAGAGGAGGTACTGGAGTTGCTGCAGCAAAACAACATCGGCGTGTTGGCACGCGGTAGCCTGGCGCAGGGCCTGTTGGCTGGAAAACCGTCCAAACCATACCTAACTTATACTTTAAAGGAGGTGCAGCAGGCCGCCGACGCGGTGGAGGCCGTGGCGGGAAACGCTCGAAAGGCCTCTGAAACGGCCATACAGTTTGTGTTGCATCACCCGGCTACAACCTCTACCGTTCTGGGCATCCGGACAAAGGAGCAGTTAGAAGATGCATTACTGGCTGCCAATGCAGAGCCGCTGCACCAGGCGGAAGTGCAGCAGCTACAGGCGGTGCTGCCGGTCAGCAAGTATGAGCAGCACCGATAA
- a CDS encoding NUDIX hydrolase, which yields MKIIDKLAWIEIRDGRILSTRSKGRSKYYIPGGKREAGETDFQALQREIQEELSVNLVEESMTFTGIFQAQADSHPEGVQVKMTCFEGRYTGTIAASAEIEEVVWLSYADRALISPVDQLIFDWLKEQKRIW from the coding sequence ATGAAGATCATCGACAAGCTGGCCTGGATCGAGATCCGGGACGGCAGGATACTCAGCACCCGCAGCAAGGGCAGAAGCAAGTACTACATACCGGGCGGCAAGCGCGAGGCAGGCGAAACAGACTTTCAGGCGCTACAACGCGAGATACAGGAAGAGTTAAGTGTAAACCTGGTGGAAGAAAGTATGACGTTTACCGGCATTTTCCAGGCCCAAGCCGACAGTCACCCGGAGGGGGTGCAGGTAAAGATGACCTGCTTCGAGGGCAGGTATACTGGCACCATCGCGGCCTCTGCTGAAATTGAAGAGGTGGTGTGGCTATCTTATGCCGACAGGGCGCTTATTTCTCCGGTGGATCAGCTTATCTTTGACTGGCTGAAGGAGCAAAAGCGCATTTGGTAA